From Strix uralensis isolate ZFMK-TIS-50842 chromosome 1, bStrUra1, whole genome shotgun sequence, a single genomic window includes:
- the YES1 gene encoding tyrosine-protein kinase Yes isoform X2 produces the protein MVLSGPLSSNHRVFCLIFSFSALWGKEGVSGYMALSFPLSSNHDNGGVTVFVALYDYEARTTDDLSFKKGERFQIINNTEGDWWEARSIATGKTGYIPSNYVAPADSIQAEEWYFGKMGRKDAERLLLNPGNQRGIFLVRESETTKGAYSLSIRDWDEVRGDNVKHYKIRKLDNGGYYITTRAQFESLQKLVKHYREHADGLCHKLTTVCPTVKPQTQGLAKDAWEIPRESLRLEVKLGQGCFGEVWMGTWNGTTKVAIKTLKPGTMMPEAFLQEAQIMKKLRHDKLVPLYAVVSEEPIYIVTEFMTKGSLLDFLKEGEGKYLKLPQLVDMAAQIADGMAYIERMNYIHRDLRAANILVGDNLVCKIADFGLARLIEDNEYTARQGAKFPIKWTAPEAALYGRFTIKSDVWSFGILLTELVTKGRVPYPGMVNREVLEQVERGYRMPCPQGCPESLHELMKLCWKKDPDERPTFEYIQSFLEDYFTATEPQYQPGDNL, from the exons gtGGTGTAACTGTATTTGTGGCCTTATATGATTATGAAGCTAGAACTACAGATGACCTTTCATTTAAGAAAGGTGAACGGTTCCAGATAATAAATAACAC GGAAGGAGACTGGTGGGAAGCAAGATCCATTGCTACGGGAAAAACAGGCTACATCCCAAGCAATTACGTAGCTCCTGCAGACTCCATTCAAGCAGAAGA GTGGTACTTTGGTAAGATGGGCAGGAAGGATGCAGAAAGGCTACTTTTAAATCCTGGGAACCAGCGTGGTATTTTCTTAGTAAGAGAGAGTGAAACCACTAAag GTGCTTACTCGCTTTCCATACGTGACTGGGATGAGGTCAGAGGTGATAATGTGAAACACTACAAAATCAGAAAACTTGACAATGGTGGATACTATATCACAACCAGAGCACAATTTGAATCGCTGCAGAAGTTGGTGAAACACTACAGAG AACATGCCGATGGGCTGTGTCATAAGCTAACAACTGTGTGTCCCACTGTGAAACCACAAACACAGGGACTGGCAAAAGATGCCTGGGAAATTCCTAGAGAATCTTTGAGGCTGGAAGTTAAGTTGGGCCAAGGATGTTTTGGTGAAGTATGGATGG GAACATGGAATGGAACCACAAAAGTAGCGATCAAGACACTAAAACCTGGTACAATGATGCCAGAAGCTTTCCTGCAGGAGGCTCAGATCATGAAGAAATTACGACACGACAAACTTGTTCCACTATATGCTGTTGTTTCTGAGGAACCAATCTACATCGTCACTGAATTCATGACAAAAG GCAGCTTGCTAGACTTCCTTaaagaaggagaagggaaataCTTAAAACTCCCACAGCTGGTCGACATGGCTGCTCAG attGCTGATGGCATGGCTTACATTGAAAGAATGAACTACATCCACAGGGATCTCCGGGCAGCTAACATTCTTGTAGGAGACAATCTTGTGTGTAAAATAGCAGACTTTGGTTTAGCAAGGTTAATAGAGGACAATGAGTACACTGCAAGACAAG GAGCTAAATTTCCAATTAAATGGACCGCTCCAGAAGCAGCATTGTATGGTCGGTTTACAATCAAGTCAGATGTGTGGTCATTTGGAATTTTACTgacagagctggtaacaaagggCAGAGTGCCATATCCAG GGATGGTGAATCGGGAAGTTCTGGAACAAGTGGAACGTGGATATAGGATGCCTTGCCCACAAGGCTGCCCAGAGTCTCTCCACGAGTTAATGAAACTGTGTTGGAAGAAGGACCCTGATGAGAGACCAACATTTGAATATATACAGTCTTTCTTGGAGGACTACTTTACTGCTACAGAACCACAGTACCAGCCTGGAGACAATTTATAA